The genome window tattatattaattcatgttcagtggttaaacatttttaaatcatgtagttttaacacgacatgcaaaatccttaaaactacaagacgACTTCATGTCAATGAAACCGACAGGGTttaggaatcccatctgcagtacctctccagagcagaaggtggcagtaacgtgcgACATCTACGGTCTTAATCAGTAAgacttattttaaaggtgacatatcatgcaaaatggacgttttaatggttctctacctgaaatatgtgtccctgtctacaaaccccctgaaaagtaaaagaatccattctgcccctgttctgatttctccacctttctgtaaatgtgtgtgaaaccagccgtttcagacttcagtgtttttgttacgtcacaacaatatccggtctgtaacaggaagtcagagctcggagcttgttcaggccatagactgtataaaatacaactcaacccctcctccgtttttcattccctgcacacatgtgtgctaacaaggagcttaggagggaggcatgctagttgtaggctgtcttaataaacacaaaggtcggtttgactccccacgtctgcagatttgaagatctagtggatgatttttatttgtcatggataagtgctagcgctagttagcatagccacatagctacatgttggtagctgtagctgtgtaccaagacacacgtctacatactgataaataaaacaacaagaaacactaaatctgtgaccaatccttcagaaaggtcctgctgcctttctggtagaggtcggttttactccccacgtctgcagatttgaagatctagtggatgatttttatttaccatggataagtgctagcgctagttagcatagccacatagctacatgttcgtagctgtgtaccaagacacacgtcgacatactgacaaataaaacaacaagaaacactaaatctgtgaccaatggttcagaaaggtcctgctgcaggcgcctctcagtcaggatcagattctggatcagattcagagggttgaagtaacgtgatctctgagcagccgtgtatattcagccaacatgtaaacattagatcaacgtgctggagagccgaggccacacccacttcccgagggggcgtggtcagagagaaaacagaccgttctgaggaggaccgaagaagagggcttttcaggcagaccaaaatctgatttcaaagtgtttttttgagcataaactttaaagacatgttttggggacctcttagaccaatatatgttgatgaaaaaagcgtgatatgtcacctttattGTATTTGATCATTTAATGAACTGATATCTTGacgtgtttctgtttctgtgtctccgTAGGCCAACATGTCGATGGCCAGCCTGTCGAGGAGTAAGAAGATCGCGCTGTCGACCGTCGGCGTGGTCACAGCCGGCGGGGCGGGGCTCGCTCTGATGCTGCACCAATCCGTTAGAGCGTCAGACCTGGAGCTCCACCCCCCGAACTACCCCTGGAGCCACGCTGGTCCCCTGTCCTCGCTGGATCACGCCAGgtgagacgcacacacacacacacacacagacacacatgatcCACATCCATAGAAGTGAAAGCATCATGAAGACAggagattttcaaaataaaagtctgtgaTGAAATGAGGCTCTTATTTTCTAGGGAGGGAACCCTGActgtcttctctctgttctctcctgtGCAGTATTCGTCGTGGGTACCAGGTGTATAAGCAGGTGTGCTCAGCCTGCCACAGTATGGAGTACCTGGCCTTCAGGAACCTGGTGGGAGTGTCGCACACGGAGGCGGAGGTCAAAGTCATCGCTGAGGAGGTGAGTCTTTGCACAGTCCCAGTGTCCTTGCCAAATCATGCCAGTAGAGGGCGCCGCCGCTCTGTGTCACCAGGCGTGTTGAGtaagtcgtgtgtgtgtgtgtgtgtgtgttcaggtggagGTGGTCGACGGTCCTGATGAGAGCGGAGAGATGTTCACCCGTAATGGGAAGCTTTCGGACTACTTCCCGAAGCCCTACGCCAACCCCGAGCAGGCCAGGGTCGCCAACAACGGAGCCCTGCCTCCAGATCTCAGCTACATCATCAGCGCCAGGTACTTAAAGAAAACCTGAACCCACACAGGTCAGCGTGAAAACAGCAACAGAGGTTTGACTTCCTGTGTTTCCCCTCAGACACGGAGGAGAGGACTACGTGTTCAGCCTGCTGACGGGGTACTGTGAGCCCCCAGCAGGAGTGCAAGTGAGAGAGGGGTTGTACTATAACCCATATTTCCCCGGACAGGCTATCGGCATGGCTCCGCCCATTTACAACGAGGTGCTGGAGTTTGACGACGGTGAGGAAAGACGCTGTGTGCCGCATGTTTCATCAGGTTATCATGATTCATGAACATCACAGACTGAACTCCTCTTCTTGTTGTCTTCTGTCTCCTCAGGAACTCCTGCCACCATGAGCCAGGTCGCTAAAGACGTGTGTACTTTCTTGAAGTGGGCTGCAGAGCCGGAACACGACCAGCGCAAACGCATGGGACTGAAGGTAAAAACAACCACGCACGTTCAAAACACATCTGCTTTGGGTTTGTTTTTGATTAGCAAATCTAAATTCAGCACTTcagtgcatttggaccaagagttccagggtcttttagcccccagaactactttcccctgaactaaaaggttcctggtcccccattgttgtctgtgtttcgaccgctggctgaagtcccgggtagattgtgtaaatcaggccagcaccaccagaccagtagagggcagtaaaacaaagaggaatgccattcatcacagatgacaccatagaagcagacggacaggcaggtatcattatgagccacacaacagttagcctgttagcatgaagagactcagctggcgctgttttagatggtgctatatttcatcacagatggattcactgaatcaacacgtgagaggagataagcacgagtagcaaagacgtttcaacacggctttaaaatccttttgaactcaaaaagccgtggcagagatcggccggtgttttggtttaaacggcgaccctgttaactgagagaagactactgttacaagctgctgaatcaagagaatcacagcttcttcttttgaaaagtacacacacatacaaaaaagatagaacaaataaaaactaatgaaagaaaattaaatcaagttaatcacagatggaaaaaacaatgactgtgaatgttttttggaaaaatgacaaaaaaaattgaaagaaaaatttttgaattttcttttttgtaaataAGAAATTTGAAACTAAAAAATTTGAAActaaaaaatttgaaaaaaagaaaattgaaaaataaaaatttgacaaaaaaaaaaatttgacaaaaaaagttgacccggagcctgtcggaataatacattttcctcatatttgaaattgtgctccaaaagcagaaacacatgaaaaaaagtaaaaattttgctcctgcggttaaaaacatttaaaaagcaaagaatgaatcaacacgtgagaggagataagcgcgagtagcaaagacgtttcaacacggctttaaaatccttttcaactcaaaaagccgtggcagagatcggccggtgttttggtttaaacggcgaccctgttaaccgagagaagactactgttacaagctgctgaatcaagagaatcacagcttcttcttttgaaaagtacacacacatacaaaaaaggcagaacaaataaaaactaatgaaagaaagagaaatcaagtgaatcacagatggaaaaaacaatgactgtaaatgttttttggaaaaatgacaaaaaaaaaatttttaattttttttttttgggaaataagaaatttgaaacaaaaaaaaatgaaaaaaaaaaattgacaaaaaaagttgacccggagcctgtcggaataatacattttcctcatatttgaaattgtgctccaaaagcagaaaaacatgaaaaaaagtaaaaatgttgctcctgcagttaaaaacatgtaaaaagcaaagaatgaatcaacacgtgagaggagataagcgcgagtagcaaagacgtttcaacacggctttaaaatccttttgaactcaaaaagccgtggcagagatcggccggtgttctggtttaaacagcgaccctgttaactggagactctcagccggatgcatccctcataaacgtctttagaccatcattaaatatctgatgaggatattttgaaatcttaataaaaactaaactagtttgcattcccaggaactccctctgtgtttcaacagctgtgtaaactccacaaacactgacacgttcagctgaaggtctccagtttacagggtcacttttaaaaccggaacaccgggaggagagacgcattcacggtgggctgagagaagactactgttacaagctgctgaatcaagagaatcacagcttcttcttttgaaaagtacacacacatacaaaaaagatagaacaaataaaaactaatgaaagaaagagaaatcaagtgaatcacagatgtgtgtgatgttattgtggatggcgggaggaatgaaaacactgcggttaatctaccaatcagacacgttcagcattgcaggccccgccccctgaaagtccaggGACCTTTGGAAAGTGCTACTActagattatctacccctgaactaaatttagaccctgggtccaccgtttgaaacacatgtagttcaggggtaaagttcctccggtaaCAAACACTCAAAGGTTCAGCCCATTTTCTTTTAGTAAaggaagcttttattttgaaatactttGAGTTGAAAGTAAAGCAACTTTACAGCAAatgtaccaaaataaaatacagacttACAGATGTTAAATCAGAAGATGTAGTCCTTAAAAAACAGTCAGACCTTTAAAGACAGATTAGTTtgaaagcagaatatgtttaagAAGACTTTCATTGATGGGAAAGTTGAGGCacagacagaaaagaaggagaggaaagaggtaTGACGTGCACAGAGGGATGATTTAGATTTGGATTGTCCTCACAAGGCTGCGGGTCGGCCTTTATCCCCCGGTCTCTGACGTGTTCCAGTTCTGATTAAAAAGATCTTTTGAAGGTTTTCTGAACACAAAGAAAGTTACAGATTGATTTTTCCTGGACT of Notolabrus celidotus isolate fNotCel1 unplaced genomic scaffold, fNotCel1.pri scaffold_114A_arrow_ctg1, whole genome shotgun sequence contains these proteins:
- the LOC117808515 gene encoding cytochrome c1, heme protein, mitochondrial: MAALRVAVLSGSSRALLSTPKTIKTPTANMSMASLSRSKKIALSTVGVVTAGGAGLALMLHQSVRASDLELHPPNYPWSHAGPLSSLDHASIRRGYQVYKQVCSACHSMEYLAFRNLVGVSHTEAEVKVIAEEVEVVDGPDESGEMFTRNGKLSDYFPKPYANPEQARVANNGALPPDLSYIISARHGGEDYVFSLLTGYCEPPAGVQVREGLYYNPYFPGQAIGMAPPIYNEVLEFDDGTPATMSQVAKDVCTFLKWAAEPEHDQRKRMGLKLLMGSAILIPLVYYMKRHRWSVLKSRKIAYKPPK